Part of the Azospirillum formosense genome is shown below.
CGAGGCCGTCGAGGCCGCCGGCGCCGCCGGGGCCGAGGTTGCGGACCGCGCCGACGCCGCCGGGGAGAGCGAGGGCGACCGCCGCCGCCGCCGCCGCCGCCGCCGTGGCCGCGGGCGCGACCGCGAGGATGGCCGCGCGCCGTTCGGCGAGTCCGCCGAAGCCTCCGACGAGGCGACCGAGGGTGACGAGATCGAAGCCGAGGCCGCCGCCGACGCCGACATCGATGAGACGGCGGTCGACGAGGAAGCGATCGAGCGCGCCCAGATCGACGCGCCGGAATTCGTCATCAACGACGTCGATGTCGGTCCCGCCCACCTCGAGGACGACGAGGACGAGGACACCGATCTGGCCGCCTCCGAGGCGGAAGACGGCGCCGATGCCTTCGAGGCCAACGGTGACGGGAATGGCGAGCGCAAGAAGCGCCGCCGCGGCAAGCGCGGTGGTCGCCGGCGGTCCCGCCAGCGCGAGGGCCTGGAGGCCGGCGAGGGTCTGCCCGCCGACGGCGCCGAAGGCGAGGCGGAAGGCGAGTCCTTCCCGACCGCCGTCGAGGCCGGCCGCGCCGTCAATCCGCCGGAACTGCCGGCGGACATGGAGCCGGTCGAGTTCGACTGGGTGCTGACCAGCGCGGTGGCCGCCGAGGACGCTCCGGAAACCACGGCGGACACCGCCGCGGAACCGGCCGTCGAGGAGGCCGTCCCGGTGGCGGAGGAGGCTCCGGCCCGCAAGCCGCGCCGTGGCCGCGCCAAGGCGACCGCCGCCGAGGCTGCCGAAGCGGTGACGGCGGAGCCGGAAGCGGCCCCCGCCAAGCCGAAGCGCGCCGCGAAGGGCGCCGCCAAGGGTGGCAAGGCCGCTCCCAAGGCCGCCGCTCCGGAGGAAACCGCTCCGCCGCCGGCCAAGCCGTCGCGCAGCCGCAAGGCGAAGACCGTGGCCGCCGAGGCCGCCCCTGCCCCGGCGCCGGTTGCGGCCCCGGTCGCCGAGGAGGCGAAGAAGCGCCCGGCGCGCAAGCGCAAGACCGCGGCGGACGCTCCCGCCGAGGCCGCGCCCGCTCCGGCCCCGGTTGCGGCTCCGGTCGCCGAGGAGGCGAAGAAGCGTCCGGCGCGCAAGCGCAAGACCGCGGCGGACGCTCCCGCCGAGGCCGCGCCCGCTCCGGCGGTCAGCGAGACGCCGGCGACCCCGGCCGACGAGCCGGCCGGCGCCGCTCCGGAGGCCAAGCCGCGCCGGGGTTGGTGGAGCCGCTAAAAGCGCGCTTCATCACCGTAAAGACTGGAAAAGGCGCCTCGCGGCGCCTTTTCCTTTTCCTGAGAACCGCGAAGGGTCCCGACCATGAGCAAGGCCTTCACCCGGGAGAACGACTCCGCCGGCGACGACGACGAGGCCGACGATCCCAAACCCTTGCCCAAGGGTGTGAAGAACTACATGACGCCCGAAGGCTTCCAGCGCATGCAGGAGGAGCTGCGCTCGCTGCTGCGCGTCGAACGCCCGAAGGTGGTCGAGGTGGTGTCCTGGGCGGCCGGCAACGGCGACCGCTCGGAAAACGGCGACTACATCTACGGCAAGAAGCGCCTGCGCGAGATCGACCGGCGCATCCGCTTCCTGACCAAGCGTCTGGAATCGGCGGAGGTGGTCGATCCCACCCTCCAGAAGAACCGCGACCGCGTGTTCTTCGGCGCCACCGTCACCTACGCGCGGGAGGACGGGACGGAGAACACCATCACCATCGTCGGCGCCGACGAGGTGGACATGGACCGCGCCCATGTGAGCTGGATTTCGCCCATCGCCCGCGCCCTGCTGAAGGCGCAGGAGGGCGACGTGGTGGATCTGCGCACCCCCGCCGGGCTGGAGCAGATCGAGGTCATCGCCATCCGCTATCCGGGCGACGGGGAGTAAAAAAGCTGGGGCTAGAGAAGCCCCAGCTCCTCCAGTTCGGCGCGCAGTCCGGCGGCGCCGGAGAAACGGTGCGCCGTCATGCCGATGGTGCGGGCAGCCTCGACGTTGGCGGGGCTGTCGTCGATGAAGACGCAGTCCGCGGCCCGCAGGCCGTAGCGATCCAGCAGGAGCTGGAAGATCGCCGGGTCCGGCTTCACCAGCCGCTCGTCGCCGGACACGACGATCCCGTCGAAGACGTTCAGGAAATCGAAGCGCCTGCGGGTCAGCGCCAGCTTCTCCGACGAGAAGTTGGTGATGGAGTAGAGCGGCGTCCCGCGCTGCTTCAGCTCCATCAGGATCTCCGGAGTCCCGGCCATCGGGCCGGGCACCATCTCCTCCCACCGCTCGTGATAGGCGCGGATCAGCTCGCGGCAGTCGGGAAACTCGGCGGTCAGGAGGGCGACCGCCTCGTCCCACGGGCGGCCGCGATCCTGTTCCAGGTTCCAGGCGGGGGTGCAGACATTGTCGAGGAAGTCCTCCATCAGGTCCTCGTACCCGTCGAACAGCTCGCGGTAGAGATGCCGCGGGTCCCATTCGATGAGCACCTGACCGATGTCGAAGACGACGGTGGTCGGCTTGGTCATCGTCAATTCCCGTCCCGGCCTCAGCCCTTGCGGGCCGCGGCGACAAGGTCCTTCATCTGGTCCAGCTTGATGGCGCCGGGGACCAGCTCGTCGCCGATGATGAAGGCCGGGGTGCCGCGTATGCCCAGCTCCTCGGCCAGCGCCTGGTTGGCAGCGATGACCTTCAGCACCTCGGGGCTGTTCATGTCCTTCTTCAGCCTGTCGGTGTCCAGCCCGACCGACTTGGCCAGCCGCTGGATCACGTCGTCGTCGAGCTGGCCGCGGTGGGCCATCAGCGCGTTGTGGAATTCCAGATACTTGCCCTGCCCGCGCGACGCCAGGGCCGCCTTGGCCGCGGTCAGCGAGGCCGGGCTGAGGATCGGGAACTCCTTGAAGACGAAGCGCAGCTTGCCGTCGTCCTTGATCAGGCGCTCGGTGTCGGCCTGCACGGCCTTGCAATAGCCGCACTGGTAGTCGAAGAACTCGACCACCGTCACGTCGCCCTTGGGGTTGCCGGCGACCGGATCGGCGGGGTTCTGGAACAGCGCCGCCTTGTTCTCGGCCAGCGCCGTCTTGGCCTTCTGCTCCTCGGCCATCTTCTGGCGCTTCTGGAGCGAATCCACGGCCTCCAGGATGATCTCGGGGTTCTTCAGGATGTAATCGCGCACGACCTCCTCGACGGCCTTGCGCTGCGCGTCGTCCATCGGGCTCTGGGCCTGGAGGGCGGGGGCCAGCAGACCCGTCGGAAGGGCCAGCGCGGCGGCGAGCGCCAGGGCGGCGGGGCGGAAGCGGGTCATGTCGAACTCTCTCGTGGGGAGCCAATACGGCGCGAATCGGGGCGATACTGTGGACCGGGACGGCGGGGTCAGGCAAGACGGCTGTGCGCCGCCCAAAGGGAGGAGCCTCACTTGCCGCCCGCCTGGCCGCGGATGTCCTGGGCGCGCAGCCAGCCGGGGGAGCCGGCGGGCAGCAGCTTCTCCGCCCGCTCCGCCTGGAAGCGGGCCATCGGCTTGTCGCCGCGGGCGAAGGCCTCCTCGGCGGTGGCGTAGGCGACCATGCCGGCGTTGCCCTTCATGCTCCAGGCCTGGGCCATCAGCCGCCACAGGAAGGCGGACTGCGCCTGCGTCTTGGAGGCCACCTGAAGGTTGCGCAGCGCCTCGTCGGCCAGCCGGCTGTCGTTCTGCTCCATCAGCGAATGGGCCAGCGAGACGCGGATGCTGCCGGCGTCCGGCTCCAGCTCGATCGCCTTGCGGTAGGGGGCGGCGGCGTCCACCGCCCGCCCGTTCTGAAGCATCAGGTCGCCCTTCATCTCGTAGAGGAAGGCGTTCTTCGGCTCCTGGGCGATCAGACCGTCGACCAACGGCAGGGCCTGCCGGACCTCGCCGCGCCGGAAATAGGCGTAGGCCCGGCCGTAGCGCGCGACGAAGGACGGATCGTCCGCCTTGTAGCGGCGCAGCGCCCCGTTGGGGTCCAGATAGGCGTAGAGCTTGGCCTGGATGCGGTGGAACTCCTCGTTCCACTGCGCCGGAACCGGCTTCTTGCCGGCGCGCGACCGCTCCACGAAATTGCGCACCGTCTCGATGCGCTCGCGGGTCAGCGGGTGGGTGCGGCGGTAGCCGGCGTCGCGGTCCACCAGCAGCGGATCGTCGGCGGCGCCCAGCTTCTCCAGGAAGGTGACCAGACCCTCCGCCGAGATGCCGGACTGCTCCATGTAGGACAGGCCGGCCTGGTCGGCCGAGGATTCCTGGCTGCGCGAGAAGGACAGGAAGTTACGCTCCGCCAGATGCTGACCCAGCATGACGCCCGCCGCACCGGCCCCGGCGTTGCCCGCGGCGATGCCGCCGACGATGCCGATGCCCATGCCGATCAGCGAGGAGAGGAAGGCGTTCTCCATCGCCTCCGACCCGCGGACCAGATGGCCGCCGGCGATGTGGCCGGTTTCGTGGGCGATCACGCCGATGAGCTGCCCGGCGTCCTCCAGCCCCAGCAGCAGGCCGGTGTGCAGGAAGATGTTCTGCCCGCCGGCGACGAAGGCGTTCATGGTGTTGTCGTTGACCAGGACGATGTTCACCGCGTCCGGATCGATGCCGGCGGCCTGGAAGATTGGCCGCGCCATGTCGCGGATGATATGTTCCGTCTCGGCGTCGCTCAGGAATTGCATCTCCTGGCGCCGCTGCGCGCCCGCGGGCGGCGACCACGACAGAACCATCACGGCAACCATGGCGATGACCGAAACCAGCCTGCTGGGCTTGCGCACCGTTTCTTCCTCCGCACACCGGGGCACCGGGCAGCCGGTCAAGATGCCGGTCCGGGCGCCCCATTCCACCCGCCGAATCTGGCAAGGGTTGGGCGCGATTGCCATAGCCGCATCGCTGGTGGGCGGCTGCGTCAACACGAAATACCGCACCGGGGCCCCCGCCCAGAACTACATCGCGGCGGACGAGCCGCGCGCGGCGGAGATCGGGCGCGACATCATCGCCCAGGGCGGCAAGGCCGGCGACGCCGCCGCCGCCATGGCGATGGCGATGACGGTCACCCTGCCGTCGCGCGTCGGGATGACCGGCGGCGGGGTCTGCGTGGTGTTCGACGCCGCGAAGAAGGAAACCCGCACGCTCGACTTCCTGCCCCGCCCGGCAAACTCCACCGCCGGCGCCGGCGGGGCCGCCCTGCCCGGCTTCCTGCGCGGCGTCTACGCGCTCCAGGCCTCCACCGGGGCGATGCGCTGGGAGCAGGCGGTGGTCCCGGCCGAACAGCTCGCCCGCTCCACCCCGGTCAGCCGGGCGCTGGCCCGCGACCTCGCCGACTCCGCGTCCCGCCTGTCCGCGGATCCGGAGGCGCGCCGCGTCTTCCTGCCCACCGGCGCGCCGCTGGCCGAAGGCGCGCCGCTGAGCCAGCCGGAGCTGGCTGCCAGCCTGTCGCAGGTGCGGCGCAGCGGCATCGCCGCCATGTATGGCGGGCCGCTGGGTGGCGCGGTGGCACAGGCCGCCGCCATCGACCCCGCCGCGGTCCGCGGGTTCCAGCCGCGCTGGACCGGCACCGCGGCGATTCCGCTTGGCATCGTCTCCATGCATTTCGCCCAGCTTCCCGAGACCGGCAACGGCGCGGCCCTGACCGCCGCCTGGAACGACGCCGCCGACCTGCCGTCCGACCAGCGCGCCGCCCGCGTGGCCCAGGCGCTGGGCGCCACGGGCAGCGGCGCTTCCGCTCCCGGCGCCGGCCTCGTCGTGATCGACCATGAGGAGAACGGGGTCGCCTGCTCCTTCACCATGGGCGCGCCCTTCGGCAGCGGCCGCATGGTGCCGGGCACCGGCCTGCTGGCCGCCCGCGCGGTGGACGGCGCCGGCTTCGGCGCGCCCGCCCTGCTGACCAACGCCATCGTCGGGCGCACCCAGTTCGCCGGGGCGGCCAGCGCCGCCGGCAACGACGGCCCCGCCGCCGCGCCCGCCGCCCTGCTGACCGCCGCCCTGCCCGCCGCGCTCGACAAAGAGCCGGGAGCCGCCATCCGCGTCAGCCGCGCCGCGAACGGCCCGGGCCGCGCCACCTTCGTCACCTGCCAGACCTCCATGGAGAGCGGCTGGAAGGAATGCCAGATCGCCGCCGACCCGCGCGCCCACGCCCTGGGCATGCTGGTCGAAACCGAGCGTTGATGTTCAAAAGTCTGGAATCATGAGCAAAGCACCCAAAGTCTCCAAACGGGGCGCCATCCCGCCCTTCTTCGTCATGGAAGTGATGCGCGCCGCCGCCGAGCGCGAAGCCGCCGGCCTGGAAGTCCTGCACATGGAGGTTGGGCAGCCCTCGACCGGCGCGCCGAAGGGCGTGCTGGAGGCCGCCCACCGCATGCTCGACGCCGACGTGCTGGGCTACACCGGGGCGCTGGGCATCCCGGCGCTGCGCGCGGCCATCGCCGGCTGGTACCGCGACCGCTACGGGATCGACGTGCCGGAGCGGCGCGTGGTGGTCACCACCGGCTCCTCGGGCGCCTTCCAGCTCGGCTTCCTGGCGGCCTTCGATCCGGGCGACCGGGTGGCCATGGCCTCGCCCAGCTACCCGGCCTACCGCCACACGCTGACCGCCATCGGGGTCGAGCCGGTGGAGCTGCCGACCGGGCCGGAGCACCGCTTCCAGCCGACCATCGAGCTTCTGGAACAGCTTGACCCGCCCATCCAGGGGTTGATCGTCGCCAGCCCGGCCAACCCGACCGGCACGATGCTGAGCCGCGAGGAGCTGACCGCGCTCGCCGCCTGGTGCGACGCCAAGGGCGTGCGCCTTGTCTCCGACGAGATCTACCACGGCCTGACCTACGGGCCGGAGGCCGTCACCGCCGCCGAGGTCAGCGAGAGCGCGCTGGTGGTGAACAGCTTCTCCAAGTACTTCTCGATGACCGGCTGGCGACTCGGCTGGATGATCGTTCCGGACGACCTGATCCGCTCGGTCGAATGCCTCGCTCAGAACCTGTTCATCTCGGCCCCCAGCCTGTCGCAGGCCGCCGCGGTCGCCGCCTTCAGCTGCACCGAGGAGCTGGACGGCCATGTCGCCCGCTACGCCCACAACCGCGAGCTTCTGCTGAGGGAGCTGCCGAAGGCCGGGTTCGACAAGCTGGCTCCGGCGGACGGCGCCTTCTACATCTACGCCGACGTGACGGAGATGACCGACGACAGCGAAGCCTTCTGCAAGCGCATCCTGGCCGAGACGGGCATCGCCTGCACCCCCGGCGTCGACTTCGATCCGGCCCGCGGCCACCGCTTCGTGCGCTTCAGCTTCGCGGGCTCGGAGGCGACCATCGCCGAGGCGGCGCGGCGGCTGATCGCCTGGAAGAGGTAGGATAGCCCTTCGGCTCTCGCGCCGACCGCCACCCCGACCCTCCCCCGCTGCGCAAGGGAGGGCGCCTTCTGCGATGCGGCGTCCGTCCCCTCCCCTGCGAAAGCGGGGGAGGGTTAGGTGGGGGGCTCTACGCGACCACTTTGTTAAGCAGCCACCAGGGCGGAACTCAGTAGGCGTATTCCTTGAACACCGGATCGACGCTGCCGCCCCAGGCACCGTTGAACTTCGCCAGAAGCTCGTCGGCGGGCGTCTGGCCGGACTCGGCGATGTCGAGGAGGGTGTTCAGGAAATGCGCCTCGTCGTCGCCCCAGTTGTCGTTGCGGGCGCGGCGGGCCAGACCGCCGCGGGCGATCTCCAGCACCTCAAGCGCGACCTCCCGCACCGTGCGGCCGCGGAAGGAGGTGCGCAGTGCGTGGCGCGGCACCTCGGCGCGCAGGTGGGCGCGTTCCTCCGTCGTCCAGCCCTTCACGAGGTCCCAGGCGGCGTCGAGCGCCTGGGTGTCGTAGAGCAGCCCGACCCACAGGGCCGGCAGGGCGCACAGGCGGCGCCACGGGCCGCCGTCGGCGCCGCGCATCTCCAGATACTTCTTCAGACGCACCTCGGGGAAGGAGGTGGTCATGTGGTCGGCCCAGTCGGTGATCAGCGGGACCTCGCCCGGCAACGCCGGCAGGCGGCCCTGCATGAAGTCGCGGAAGGACTGGCCGGAAGCGTCGATGTAGGTGCCGTCGCGGTAGACGAAGTACATCGGCACGTCGAGCAGATAGTCCACGTACCGCTCGAACCCGAAGCCGTCCTCGAACACGAAGGGCAGGTCGCCGGTGCGGTCGGGATCGGTGTCGGTCCAGATGTGGCTGCGGAAGCTCTGGAAGCCGTTCGGCTTGCCCTCGGTGAAGGGCGAGTTGGCGAACAGCGCCGTGGCGATGGGCTGAAGCGCCAGGCTGACCCGGAACTTCTTCACCATGTCGGCTTCCGACGCGAAGTCCAGGTTCACCTGCACGGTGCAGGTGCGCGTCATCATGTCGACGCCGAGGTTGCCGCGCTTGGGCATGTAGTCGCCCATGATCTTGTAGCGGCCCTTGGGCATCCAGGGGATCTCGTCGCGCCGCCATTTCGGCTGGAAGCCCAGGCCCATCATGGCGATGCCCAGCTCGCCCCCGATCTCCTTCACCTGATCGAGGTGGCGGTGCACCTCGGCGCAGGTCTGGTGCAGGGTCTCCAGCGGGGCGCCGGACAGCTCCACCTGCCCGCCCGGCTCCAGCGTGATGTTCGCCATGCCCTGGGTCAGGGCGATCAGGTTGCCCTTCTCCTCCACCGGCTCCCAGCCGAAGCGCTGCAGGCGGGTCAGCAGTTCGCCGATCCCGTCCGGCCCCTCGTAGGGCAGCGGCCGGTGGTCGGAGACGCGGTAGGCGAATTTCTCGTGTTCGGTCCCGATGCGCCACTGGTCGGCCGGCTTGTTGCCGGATTCCAGATAGGCCGCCAGTTGGCGGCGGTCGGTGATCGGTTCACCACGCGTCTGCGGAGGTGCGGACATGGAAGCTCCCGCTTTCAAAAAGTCTAAACTGGCCAACGAGTCAAACGGCCCGCCTCGGAACAGCGGCGCGTCGAGCGGCCCTTACTCCCCGACGGTGGGGTCGGCCGGCGCGCGGAAGGGCGGTCGGGTGTCGCCGCCGTCCGCCGTCCAGTCCCCCGCAAGGGCCTGCCAGCAGGCGAGCGCTGCGACCACCGCCGTGTCGGCCCGGAGAATGCGGGGCCCCAGACCGACGGGAACAACAAAGGGGAGTTTGCAAATTTCGTCAAGTTCGGACTGCGCAAAG
Proteins encoded:
- the greB gene encoding transcription elongation factor GreB, whose product is MSKAFTRENDSAGDDDEADDPKPLPKGVKNYMTPEGFQRMQEELRSLLRVERPKVVEVVSWAAGNGDRSENGDYIYGKKRLREIDRRIRFLTKRLESAEVVDPTLQKNRDRVFFGATVTYAREDGTENTITIVGADEVDMDRAHVSWISPIARALLKAQEGDVVDLRTPAGLEQIEVIAIRYPGDGE
- a CDS encoding HAD family phosphatase, encoding MTKPTTVVFDIGQVLIEWDPRHLYRELFDGYEDLMEDFLDNVCTPAWNLEQDRGRPWDEAVALLTAEFPDCRELIRAYHERWEEMVPGPMAGTPEILMELKQRGTPLYSITNFSSEKLALTRRRFDFLNVFDGIVVSGDERLVKPDPAIFQLLLDRYGLRAADCVFIDDSPANVEAARTIGMTAHRFSGAAGLRAELEELGLL
- a CDS encoding DsbA family protein, whose amino-acid sequence is MTRFRPAALALAAALALPTGLLAPALQAQSPMDDAQRKAVEEVVRDYILKNPEIILEAVDSLQKRQKMAEEQKAKTALAENKAALFQNPADPVAGNPKGDVTVVEFFDYQCGYCKAVQADTERLIKDDGKLRFVFKEFPILSPASLTAAKAALASRGQGKYLEFHNALMAHRGQLDDDVIQRLAKSVGLDTDRLKKDMNSPEVLKVIAANQALAEELGIRGTPAFIIGDELVPGAIKLDQMKDLVAAARKG
- a CDS encoding M48 family metalloprotease; this translates as MRKPSRLVSVIAMVAVMVLSWSPPAGAQRRQEMQFLSDAETEHIIRDMARPIFQAAGIDPDAVNIVLVNDNTMNAFVAGGQNIFLHTGLLLGLEDAGQLIGVIAHETGHIAGGHLVRGSEAMENAFLSSLIGMGIGIVGGIAAGNAGAGAAGVMLGQHLAERNFLSFSRSQESSADQAGLSYMEQSGISAEGLVTFLEKLGAADDPLLVDRDAGYRRTHPLTRERIETVRNFVERSRAGKKPVPAQWNEEFHRIQAKLYAYLDPNGALRRYKADDPSFVARYGRAYAYFRRGEVRQALPLVDGLIAQEPKNAFLYEMKGDLMLQNGRAVDAAAPYRKAIELEPDAGSIRVSLAHSLMEQNDSRLADEALRNLQVASKTQAQSAFLWRLMAQAWSMKGNAGMVAYATAEEAFARGDKPMARFQAERAEKLLPAGSPGWLRAQDIRGQAGGK
- a CDS encoding gamma-glutamyltransferase, with the protein product MTETSLLGLRTVSSSAHRGTGQPVKMPVRAPHSTRRIWQGLGAIAIAASLVGGCVNTKYRTGAPAQNYIAADEPRAAEIGRDIIAQGGKAGDAAAAMAMAMTVTLPSRVGMTGGGVCVVFDAAKKETRTLDFLPRPANSTAGAGGAALPGFLRGVYALQASTGAMRWEQAVVPAEQLARSTPVSRALARDLADSASRLSADPEARRVFLPTGAPLAEGAPLSQPELAASLSQVRRSGIAAMYGGPLGGAVAQAAAIDPAAVRGFQPRWTGTAAIPLGIVSMHFAQLPETGNGAALTAAWNDAADLPSDQRAARVAQALGATGSGASAPGAGLVVIDHEENGVACSFTMGAPFGSGRMVPGTGLLAARAVDGAGFGAPALLTNAIVGRTQFAGAASAAGNDGPAAAPAALLTAALPAALDKEPGAAIRVSRAANGPGRATFVTCQTSMESGWKECQIAADPRAHALGMLVETER
- a CDS encoding pyridoxal phosphate-dependent aminotransferase, with product MSKAPKVSKRGAIPPFFVMEVMRAAAEREAAGLEVLHMEVGQPSTGAPKGVLEAAHRMLDADVLGYTGALGIPALRAAIAGWYRDRYGIDVPERRVVVTTGSSGAFQLGFLAAFDPGDRVAMASPSYPAYRHTLTAIGVEPVELPTGPEHRFQPTIELLEQLDPPIQGLIVASPANPTGTMLSREELTALAAWCDAKGVRLVSDEIYHGLTYGPEAVTAAEVSESALVVNSFSKYFSMTGWRLGWMIVPDDLIRSVECLAQNLFISAPSLSQAAAVAAFSCTEELDGHVARYAHNRELLLRELPKAGFDKLAPADGAFYIYADVTEMTDDSEAFCKRILAETGIACTPGVDFDPARGHRFVRFSFAGSEATIAEAARRLIAWKR
- a CDS encoding glutamate--cysteine ligase, translating into MSAPPQTRGEPITDRRQLAAYLESGNKPADQWRIGTEHEKFAYRVSDHRPLPYEGPDGIGELLTRLQRFGWEPVEEKGNLIALTQGMANITLEPGGQVELSGAPLETLHQTCAEVHRHLDQVKEIGGELGIAMMGLGFQPKWRRDEIPWMPKGRYKIMGDYMPKRGNLGVDMMTRTCTVQVNLDFASEADMVKKFRVSLALQPIATALFANSPFTEGKPNGFQSFRSHIWTDTDPDRTGDLPFVFEDGFGFERYVDYLLDVPMYFVYRDGTYIDASGQSFRDFMQGRLPALPGEVPLITDWADHMTTSFPEVRLKKYLEMRGADGGPWRRLCALPALWVGLLYDTQALDAAWDLVKGWTTEERAHLRAEVPRHALRTSFRGRTVREVALEVLEIARGGLARRARNDNWGDDEAHFLNTLLDIAESGQTPADELLAKFNGAWGGSVDPVFKEYAY